A window of bacterium genomic DNA:
TCTCGGGCGGCAGCCCGAGGAGTTGCGCGGCCCCCTGGCTGGCTGCGACCACCCGCCCGCCGGCATCGGCCATCAGCATGGGCTGTCTCGACTCGCGGAAGCCCCTGGCGATCAGCGCCAGTCTCGAGATCTCCAGGTCGTCAGCCGACATCTCCGTCCTTTCCAACGTCAACAGCCGCGGCACCGGTCGCCGCTTCGTACATGATCTCATAGGATGCGGCGGCGCGGTCCCAATCGAACACGCGCCGCATGCCCCTGGCCTGCAGGGCCGCCCAGGCCGTCCGGTCCGTCCACAACGCGTCTGCACGGCGCAGCGCGCCGAGAAGCGCCTCGGGCCTCGGCTCGTCGAAGACGAAGCCGTCGCCTTCGGACAGGGCGGCATCCGTCACCGTATCGGCCAGGCCTCCCGTGCGCCGGACAACGGGCGGCGCGCCGTAACGAAGGGAGTACATCTGCCCCAGGCCACACGGTTCGAAGAGGCTGGGCATGAGGAACAGGTCGCAGCCTGCGTAGATGCGGCGTGCGAGCGCATCATCGAAGCCGCGCACGAAGGCGACGCGTCCCGGCAACGCTGCAACCACGGGTGCGGTCTGGACCTCGAGGGCAGGATCGCCGGTACCGAGCAGGGCAAAGCCGAAGCCATCGCCCGCCAGGCGTTCCAGCAATGGAAGTACCAGATCCATGCCCTTTTGCGCGACGAGCCGACCAACGAAGCCGCAGACGGGACGGTCCTCGTCCACGGTCAGCGACAACTCCCTGCGGAGGGCGGTACGGCACTCGCGGCGACGTCCAGGCGCGCTCGCCGAGAACGGCGCCGGCAACGCGGGATCGGCCTTCGGGTTCCAGGATTCGTAGTCGGCACCGTTGAGGATGCCTTCGTAGTGCGACCCGCGCCCGGCCAGCACCCCTTCCAGTCCGCAGCCGTACAGCGCTCCCGAGAGGGTCTCGGCGGCGTAGGTCGGGCTGACGGTGTTGACGCG
This region includes:
- a CDS encoding glycogen synthase → MNILMVSAEYAPLAKVGGLADAVAGLAQALARRGHDVRVVLPLYGATAAAAEGFRPRPGPTIPVRLGQRFVPVRVFERARAGRGPRVYLIESPAVFGGGIYGGSGVAVPTLERASLLAQAALLLPGLLNWPVDIVHAHDAQAALAPVYRRQWFDAQSLPGAAGTVLTIHNLAHQEIHPAAAVVDLGLPAELAAFPGLLEFHGQANLMKAGILAADRVNTVSPTYAAETLSGALYGCGLEGVLAGRGSHYEGILNGADYESWNPKADPALPAPFSASAPGRRRECRTALRRELSLTVDEDRPVCGFVGRLVAQKGMDLVLPLLERLAGDGFGFALLGTGDPALEVQTAPVVAALPGRVAFVRGFDDALARRIYAGCDLFLMPSLFEPCGLGQMYSLRYGAPPVVRRTGGLADTVTDAALSEGDGFVFDEPRPEALLGALRRADALWTDRTAWAALQARGMRRVFDWDRAAASYEIMYEAATGAAAVDVGKDGDVG